In Maridesulfovibrio ferrireducens, one genomic interval encodes:
- the atpA gene encoding F0F1 ATP synthase subunit alpha: protein MQIKAEEISKIIEDQIQNYESKVEMSETGTVLLVGDGIARVHGVENAMAMELLEFPGGLMGMVLNLEEDNVGVALLGDDTGIKEGDPVKRTGKLFSVPVGPAVMGRVVNPLGQPIDGLGPIESTETRPVELKAPGIIARKSVHQPMYTGLKAIDAMTPVGRGQRELIIGDRQVGKTAVCLDAILAQKDSGIHCFYVAIGQKKAAVALVADILRKHGAMEYTTIISATASEPAPLQFISAYTGATMAEYYRDGGNHALIAYDDLSKQAVAYRQMSLLLRRPPGREAFPGDVFYLHSRLLERSCKVNDSLGAGSLTALPIIETQAGDVSAYIPTNVISITDGQVYLEPNLFNAGVRPAINVGLSVSRVGGAAQIKAMKQVAGTLRLDLAQYRELAAFAAFGSDLDKATQQKLNRGARLVELLKQSQFKPMNVMQQVISLYAGTRGHMDEIPVSAVRKFEEELLEFIASAKPEIMEGIKTKQALDDEIEGKLKAALEEFKKGFTA, encoded by the coding sequence ATGCAGATTAAAGCGGAAGAAATCAGCAAAATCATTGAAGATCAGATTCAAAATTATGAGTCTAAGGTCGAAATGAGCGAAACAGGTACCGTTCTTTTGGTTGGTGACGGTATCGCTCGTGTACACGGTGTTGAGAACGCAATGGCTATGGAACTCCTCGAGTTTCCTGGCGGCCTCATGGGCATGGTTCTCAACCTTGAAGAAGATAACGTCGGTGTCGCTCTCTTGGGCGATGATACCGGCATTAAAGAGGGCGACCCAGTAAAACGTACTGGCAAGCTTTTCTCCGTTCCAGTTGGACCGGCTGTTATGGGTCGTGTTGTTAACCCACTCGGTCAGCCAATTGATGGACTCGGACCAATCGAATCTACTGAAACTCGTCCTGTTGAGCTTAAAGCTCCCGGTATCATCGCTCGTAAATCTGTACATCAGCCAATGTACACAGGCCTCAAGGCTATCGATGCAATGACTCCAGTTGGACGTGGACAGCGCGAACTCATCATTGGTGACCGTCAGGTCGGTAAGACCGCAGTTTGTCTTGATGCTATCCTCGCACAGAAAGATTCCGGTATTCATTGTTTCTACGTAGCTATCGGACAGAAGAAAGCAGCGGTTGCTCTTGTTGCTGACATTCTCCGTAAACACGGCGCAATGGAATACACCACAATCATTTCTGCAACAGCTTCTGAGCCAGCTCCTTTGCAGTTCATTTCTGCATACACAGGTGCTACCATGGCTGAATACTACCGTGACGGTGGTAATCACGCTCTGATCGCTTATGATGACCTTTCCAAACAGGCTGTTGCATACAGACAGATGTCCCTCCTGCTTCGTCGTCCTCCAGGCCGTGAAGCTTTCCCTGGTGATGTTTTCTATTTACATTCACGTCTCCTCGAGCGTTCTTGTAAAGTTAACGATAGCCTCGGAGCCGGTTCATTGACCGCATTGCCGATCATTGAAACTCAGGCTGGTGACGTTTCCGCATACATCCCGACCAACGTTATTTCTATTACTGATGGTCAGGTTTATCTCGAGCCAAATCTTTTCAACGCCGGTGTACGTCCAGCTATTAACGTAGGTCTGTCCGTTTCCCGTGTTGGTGGTGCAGCTCAGATCAAGGCTATGAAGCAGGTTGCCGGTACACTCCGTCTTGACCTTGCTCAGTATCGTGAACTCGCAGCTTTTGCTGCATTCGGTTCCGACCTTGACAAAGCGACTCAGCAGAAGCTGAATCGTGGTGCTCGTTTGGTTGAGCTTCTTAAGCAGTCTCAGTTCAAACCTATGAACGTCATGCAGCAGGTTATCTCCTTGTACGCCGGAACTCGCGGCCACATGGATGAAATTCCTGTTTCTGCTGTTCGTAAGTTCGAAGAAGAACTTCTCGAATTCATCGCCAGTGCCAAGCCTGAAATTATGGAAGGCATTAAGACTAAGCAGGCTCTTGATGACGAGATCGAAGGTAAGCTGAAGGCCGCTCTTGAAGAGTTTAAAAAAGGTTTCACAGCTTAA
- a CDS encoding F0F1 ATP synthase subunit delta produces MTGNIVSRRYAKALFSVGQKQGEADLAAYGKALTELSQILEDSPEALRLFQNPVFSAEEKKSVLDKLLEKTSAGPVVKNFCNLLADKGRLDCLPEIASDYSGMLDAIQGVVRGKLVTAIKLTQKRQVEIKERLEDQLKSKLELEFAMNNDILGGVVLQVGDKVLDASIRAQLQMMKEQIKRGV; encoded by the coding sequence TTGACCGGGAACATAGTCTCGCGCAGATACGCTAAGGCGCTGTTCTCTGTTGGCCAGAAGCAGGGAGAAGCAGACCTCGCGGCGTATGGTAAGGCACTGACCGAGTTGTCCCAGATCCTGGAAGATTCCCCGGAGGCCCTGAGGCTCTTTCAGAATCCTGTTTTCAGTGCGGAAGAAAAAAAATCCGTACTTGATAAACTGCTGGAAAAGACTTCGGCAGGACCTGTGGTTAAAAACTTTTGCAACCTTTTGGCCGACAAGGGTAGACTCGACTGCCTTCCTGAAATAGCAAGTGACTATTCAGGAATGCTGGACGCTATCCAGGGTGTCGTCCGGGGTAAACTCGTGACTGCTATTAAACTGACTCAAAAACGTCAGGTTGAAATTAAAGAACGTCTCGAAGATCAACTTAAGAGTAAGCTCGAACTTGAGTTTGCGATGAATAACGATATCCTTGGCGGTGTGGTTCTTCAGGTTGGAGATAAAGTTCTTGATGCAAGCATTCGCGCACAGCTGCAAATGATGAAAGAACAGATTAAAAGGGGTGTGTAG
- a CDS encoding ATP synthase F0 subunit B, translating into MIMAIATLTALLVAGAACASGGAGEHEIPWMNFTWRVINLILVLGILYKFAGEKIAGLFKGRQAGIRQELNDLQARKEAAEKKLLDVEKSIANLEQEKDAILAEARDQGESMKAAIIQKAEQSAEQLKAQAKVSAEQEFVIALDEMRAEMADKVIEAAEKIVKSKLTKAQHENLVDEYLTKVVLN; encoded by the coding sequence ATGATCATGGCAATTGCCACTCTTACTGCATTGTTGGTAGCAGGCGCAGCCTGTGCCAGTGGTGGAGCGGGGGAACATGAGATTCCCTGGATGAACTTTACTTGGCGCGTTATCAACCTGATTTTGGTTCTTGGAATTCTTTACAAGTTTGCCGGCGAAAAAATTGCCGGACTCTTTAAAGGGCGTCAGGCCGGTATCAGGCAGGAGCTTAACGATTTGCAGGCCCGTAAGGAAGCTGCAGAGAAGAAGCTGCTTGACGTAGAAAAGAGTATTGCAAATCTGGAACAGGAAAAGGATGCAATCCTTGCCGAAGCCAGAGACCAGGGCGAATCCATGAAAGCGGCGATTATCCAGAAGGCAGAGCAGAGCGCTGAGCAGTTAAAAGCTCAGGCGAAAGTCTCCGCTGAGCAGGAATTTGTGATTGCCCTCGACGAAATGCGTGCAGAAATGGCTGATAAAGTCATCGAAGCAGCTGAGAAAATCGTCAAGAGCAAATTAACAAAAGCTCAGCATGAGAATCTTGTGGATGAATACTTAACAAAGGTGGTGCTCAATTGA